In the Kiritimatiellia bacterium genome, GGTGCGCCTCCTGCAAGGGGTAAATTTCGTTCGCCCGAATGTCCAGCTCGTCGCCGTCGCGCGCCAGCTCGCCGCAAACGAGCACTGGCGCCTCTTCGCGAACGTGCATGGCGTACTGTTCATAGGCGGCGGGAAACAGGACGACGGGTACCGCGCCCTCGAGGGTCTCTAGGCGAAACGTCGCCATTGGCTTCTGGTCCTTCTTCGTGAACCGCTTGGCAATCTGTGTCACGAGCCCGGCGATCCGTGTCGCAACCTTGTCCGGCGCGGATCGCAGGTCATTCAGGGTGTGGAGGCTGTATCGTTTGATTTCATTTCGGAAAGACGCCAGCGGGTGCCCGGAGATGTAGAAGCCCAGCAGCTCCTTCTCGCCCGCGAGATTTTGGCTCGCCGGCCACGGTTCGGCGGGGGGAAGCATCGAGTCATCGGCCACCGCGCTTGAGCTTTCCAATTCCTCAAACAGGGAGATCTGGCCAGATTTCCTGTCGCGCTGAATGGCCTCGGCTCGCGCCATGGCCGTTTCGATGCCGGCGTACAGGCGCGAGCGCGGCAGACCGGTGAAGTCGAAGGCGCCGCAGCGGACCAGACTTTCCAGGGTCTTTCGATTGACGAACTGGCTTTCGACCCGCATGCAAAAATCGACAAGCCCCCGGAAAGGTCCGCCGCGCTCGCGCTCTTTTACGATCGCCTCGACCGCGCCGATGCCGACGTTTTTGATGCCGGCGAGGCCAAACCGGATGGCGCGGCGCCCGGAGCCGTCGGGGCGAAGCGCGGTAAACCGCACGCCGCTTTCGTTGACGCTCGGCGGCAGAATCTCGATATCCAGTTCGGCGCATTCGGCCAGCAATTCGCCAATCCGGTCGTTGTCGCTGATTTCGACCGAGAGGTTTGCCGCCATGAATTCGACCGGGTAATACGCCTTCAGCCAGGCGGTCCGCCACGCAATGACGGCATAGGCGGCGCTGTGGGATTTGTTGAATCCGTAGCCGGCAAATCTGTCGATGATGTCGAAAATGGCTTCCGCCTTCGCGCGGGGCAGGTGGCTGTGCCGGGCGCAACCTTCGATGAACTTCTCGCGCATGGCGGCCATTTCTTCCTTGTTTTTTTTGCCCATCGCGCGGCGGAGCAGATCGCCCTGCGCGAGGGTGAACCCGGCGAGCACGTTGGCCGCCTGCTGCACCTGTTCCTGGTAGAGGAAGATGCCGTAGGTGTCTTTGAGGACGGGCTCCAATTTAGGGTGAGGGTAGTCAATTTTCGCGCGCCCGTTTTTCCGAGCGCCGAACTCGTCGACAAACTGCATGGGGCCTGGGCGGAACAGCGCGATCAGCGCGATCAGGTCTTCGAATCGGCTGACGCCAACCTTGCGCAGCATGTCGCGCATGCCTGCGGATTCCACCTGGAAGATCGCGACCGTGTCGCCGCGGCTCAGCAGGTCGAGGACTGCGCGGTCATCGTCCGGCAGGCGCTCAAGGTCCACCTTGACCCCATGGTTCCGTTCGATCGCCTCAAGGGTCTCCTGGATGATTGTAAGCGTCTTGAGCCCGAGGAAATCCATCTTGAGCAACCCGACCATCTCGAGCGGCTTCATCTCGAACTGCGTGCACGGCTCGCCCGATTTGTCGCGCGAGAGCGGAATCAGCTCGATGAGCGGCCTCTCCCCGATGACCACGCCCGCGGCGTGCGTGCCTGGGTTGCGCGGGAGGCCTTCCAGGACACGGGCATATTTGAGGATCCGCTGCGCAGCGGGCTCATTCTGGCAGGCCTGCCGAAATTCCGGATTTTCCTGCAGCGCGCGGTCGAGCGTCATGTCAGGCGCTTCGGGGATCATCTTGGCGAGCCGGTCGGCTTCCGAGAGCGGCAGCTCCAAGACGCGGGCGAGATCCCGGATGACCGTTTTGGCGCCTAGCGATCCAAAGGTGATGATCTGCGCGGTGTTCTCGCGGCCGTATTTTTGTTTGACGTAGTCAATGACCTCTCCGCGGCGCCACTGGCAGAAGTCGATGTCGAAATCCGGCGGCGACACGCGGTCCGGATTCAGGAAACGCTCAAAAAACAGCCCATATTTGAGCGGATCGATCCCGGTGATCTCGAGCGCGTACGCCACAACGCTTCCGGCGCCCGAACCGCGCCCGGGTCCGACGGGGATTTTGTTCTGGTGGGCGAAGTGGATGAAGTCCCAGACAACAAGGAAATAGTTGATAAATCCTGTTTTTTCGATGATCTCCACTTCGTGGAAAAAGCGCCGGACGATCGCCTCCTCCCGCTCGTTTTTCGGATTGTAGACATCGTCGATCCCATAGCGCTTTCGGAGCCCTTCCCGGCCGAGTTTGATCAAGTATTCCTTTTGGGTGTAGCCGGCCGGCACCTGATAGGTCGGAAAATGGAGCTCGCCCTTGCGGATCAGTTCGACGGTACAGCGCTGCGCGATTTCCACCGTGTTTGAAACGGCATCCGGCACCTCGTTGAACAGACGCAGCATCTCCGCGCCAGATTTCATGTAAAACTGGTCCGACCCGTACCGCAGCCGCTTGGGGTCGCTCATCGTTGTGCCGGTTTGCAGGCAGAGCATAACCTCGTGCGCCTCCGCGTGCTCCGGCAGCAGGTAGTGCACGTCATTCGTCGCAACGAGTGGGAGCGAGAGTTTTTTGGCAATTTCGAGCAGCCCCCGATTCACGACGCGCTGCTCTTCAAGGCCGTGATCCTGCAGTTCGATGAAATAATTTCCCTTTCCGAAGATTTCGGCATAGGTGCCCGCCAGCTTCAGCGCGCCTTCAAAATCGCCGCGCAAGAGCCGCGATGGAATCTGGCCGTTGAGGCACGAAGAGGTGCCGATCAGGCCCTTGCTGTATCGGGCGAGCGTTTCGAGGTCGATGCGCGGCTTGTAATAAAATCCTTCGAGGTGCGCGAGAGACACGAGGCGCATCAAATTCGCATAGCCCTCGTTCGTTTCGCAGAGAAGGAGTTGATGGTTCGCTTGTGAGCCGGTCTCCTCCTCGCG is a window encoding:
- the dnaE gene encoding DNA polymerase III subunit alpha, with the translated sequence MSATVPFVHLHFHTEYSLLDGCCRIGRAIEQAKKLGMSALAITDHGVLYGIVDFYKQAKDAGIRPIIGCEVYMAHGSMKERRREEETGSQANHQLLLCETNEGYANLMRLVSLAHLEGFYYKPRIDLETLARYSKGLIGTSSCLNGQIPSRLLRGDFEGALKLAGTYAEIFGKGNYFIELQDHGLEEQRVVNRGLLEIAKKLSLPLVATNDVHYLLPEHAEAHEVMLCLQTGTTMSDPKRLRYGSDQFYMKSGAEMLRLFNEVPDAVSNTVEIAQRCTVELIRKGELHFPTYQVPAGYTQKEYLIKLGREGLRKRYGIDDVYNPKNEREEAIVRRFFHEVEIIEKTGFINYFLVVWDFIHFAHQNKIPVGPGRGSGAGSVVAYALEITGIDPLKYGLFFERFLNPDRVSPPDFDIDFCQWRRGEVIDYVKQKYGRENTAQIITFGSLGAKTVIRDLARVLELPLSEADRLAKMIPEAPDMTLDRALQENPEFRQACQNEPAAQRILKYARVLEGLPRNPGTHAAGVVIGERPLIELIPLSRDKSGEPCTQFEMKPLEMVGLLKMDFLGLKTLTIIQETLEAIERNHGVKVDLERLPDDDRAVLDLLSRGDTVAIFQVESAGMRDMLRKVGVSRFEDLIALIALFRPGPMQFVDEFGARKNGRAKIDYPHPKLEPVLKDTYGIFLYQEQVQQAANVLAGFTLAQGDLLRRAMGKKNKEEMAAMREKFIEGCARHSHLPRAKAEAIFDIIDRFAGYGFNKSHSAAYAVIAWRTAWLKAYYPVEFMAANLSVEISDNDRIGELLAECAELDIEILPPSVNESGVRFTALRPDGSGRRAIRFGLAGIKNVGIGAVEAIVKERERGGPFRGLVDFCMRVESQFVNRKTLESLVRCGAFDFTGLPRSRLYAGIETAMARAEAIQRDRKSGQISLFEELESSSAVADDSMLPPAEPWPASQNLAGEKELLGFYISGHPLASFRNEIKRYSLHTLNDLRSAPDKVATRIAGLVTQIAKRFTKKDQKPMATFRLETLEGAVPVVLFPAAYEQYAMHVREEAPVLVCGELARDGDELDIRANEIYPLQEAHRFFVQRISLHVPEARATEEVLGAVRQVLRSNPGQTPVTVCIEFPGGQKVFVQAGTAYQTNASQKVIHELEKVLGEGSVFISVNPAPYLRPRSRSGNGRSPGG